The proteins below come from a single Aegilops tauschii subsp. strangulata cultivar AL8/78 chromosome 6, Aet v6.0, whole genome shotgun sequence genomic window:
- the LOC109761183 gene encoding nuclear transcription factor Y subunit B-2: MDMGFPGAANGAAAAAAGNGGGGGQAPAVREQDRLMPIANVIRIMRRVLPPHAKISDDAKETIQECVSEYISFITGEANERCQREQRKTITAEDVLWAMSRLGFDDYVEPLSIYLHRFREFEGEARGAGAGHHHHGMPPMMLKPRGAPGPMVPHGDMQMHAAGMYGGGAMPLHPHHPFHMPPHHGQYPQYEMYGGEHGMAAYYGGPYAPGNGGNNGDGSGSSGNGHGGDSTPPAGNFEHHQTFGYK, translated from the coding sequence ATGGACATGGGCTTCCCCGGCGCGGCGAACGGCGCTGCGGCGGCGGCCgcggggaacggcggcggcggcgggcaggcGCCGGCGGTGCGCGAGCAGGACAGGCTGATGCCGATCGCGAACGTGATCCGCATCATGCGCCGCGTGCTGCCGCCGCATGCCAAGATCTCGGACGACGCCAAGGAGACGATCCAGGAGTGCGTGTCCGAGTACATCAGCTTCATCACGGGGGAGGCCAACGAGCGGTGCCAGCGCGAGCAGCGCAAGACCATCACCGCCGAGGACGTGCTCTGGGCCATGAGCCGCCTCGGCTTCGACGACTACGTCGAGCCCCTCAGCATCTACCTCCACCGCTTCCGCGAGTTCGAGGGCGAGGCGCggggcgccggcgccggccaccATCACCACGGGATGCCGCCCATGATGCTCAAGCCCCGCGGGGCGCCGGGGCCCATGGTGCCGCACGGCGACATGCAGATGCACGCCGCCGGCATGTACGGCGGGGGCGCCATGCCCCTGCATCCGCACCATCCGTTCCACATGCCGCCGCACCACGGCCAGTACCCGCAGTACGAGATGTACGGCGGCGAGCATGGGATGGCCGCGTACTACGGAGGGCCCTACGCTCCCGGAAACGGCGGTAATAACGGCGACGGGAGTGGCAGCAGCGGCAATGGCCATGGCGGTGATAGCACGCCGCCGGCGGGCAACTTCGAGCACCATCAGACGTTCGGGTACAAGTAG